One Candidatus Rokuibacteriota bacterium genomic window carries:
- a CDS encoding BadF/BadG/BcrA/BcrD ATPase family protein: MTRNWTVGVDAGGTWLRVLAVDGRGRRLVMRRPASRDLRAALGATWRRWRLGLARVAHLVVATRGVWTASERRAAAASLRGLARRVTVLSDAEAAHLGALGGRPGLLVLAGTGSIVLGRGASGRWVRAGGLGPLFGDGGSAFALGRDWLAAVHPARARRLAQAPNAVLLVAAFAPRVLKLARRGRGPARLAVTRGAFALALTMRAAAREARLSSPIGVSWAGSLLEDRAYRLEVWRMARGLGLGIAPVAPRESALEAAARLARGRPR; encoded by the coding sequence ATGACGCGCAATTGGACGGTGGGCGTCGACGCGGGCGGCACCTGGCTGCGTGTGCTCGCCGTTGACGGGCGCGGGCGGCGGCTGGTCATGCGGAGGCCCGCGTCCCGCGATCTGCGAGCCGCGCTCGGCGCGACCTGGCGACGCTGGCGACTCGGGCTCGCCCGGGTGGCGCACCTGGTCGTGGCCACGCGCGGGGTCTGGACGGCCTCGGAGCGCCGCGCCGCGGCCGCGAGCCTGCGGGGCCTCGCGCGACGGGTGACCGTCCTCTCCGATGCCGAGGCCGCGCACCTCGGCGCGCTCGGCGGTCGCCCGGGACTGCTCGTGCTCGCGGGCACGGGCTCGATCGTGCTCGGCCGCGGCGCGAGCGGCCGCTGGGTCCGCGCGGGCGGGCTCGGCCCGCTGTTCGGCGACGGCGGCTCCGCCTTTGCCCTCGGCCGCGACTGGCTCGCCGCGGTTCATCCAGCGCGCGCGCGCCGGCTTGCGCAGGCTCCCAATGCCGTCCTGCTGGTCGCGGCGTTCGCCCCGCGGGTGCTTAAGCTCGCCCGCCGCGGGCGGGGCCCCGCGCGTCTCGCGGTGACCCGGGGCGCCTTCGCTCTGGCGCTGACCATGCGCGCTGCCGCCCGAGAAGCGCGGCTGTCTTCACCGATAGGCGTCAGCTGGGCGGGCAGCCTCCTCGAAGACCGCGCCTACCGGTTAGAGGTCTGGCGCATGGCGCGCGGGCTCGGGCTCGGGATCGCGCCCGTCGCGCCCCGCGAGAGCGCGCTCGAGGCCGCGGCGCGCCTCGCCCGCGGGCGCCCGCGCTGA
- a CDS encoding APC family permease: MRAAARQRLSFLPLLAVVFFNVSGGPYGIEDAVSVFGPGLTLLLLALTPLLVSTPIALAMAEMASALPEEGGYVAWVRRAFGPFWSFQVGWWSWLNSFVDVAVYPALFADYLRFWRPEMTAVERWLLALGFVWLLTAVNLSGVRVTGWGAVALSAGALAPIVVLSAAAASHAGHAPWSPFAAPGQGLWSGLGVGIAVMMWNYSGWDTPSTVLGETSQAGASYRRALWWSLPLIALAYIVPMAAGLAATGDWQRWETGHWPVVAGLVGGPWLAGAVAAGAVTATAGLFLSLVLTNSRLPYALALQGQLPRWLAATHPRTGVPWAAVLLSSAVYSVFALWSFKELIVLNVWLYSLTLLLELAAFVALRLREPALPRPWRVGGGGAGLWLTAALPSAAALLAMATAGWKNTAAGVVAALTGPAAWAWWRRKGG; this comes from the coding sequence GTGAGGGCTGCCGCGCGCCAGCGCCTCTCCTTCCTCCCGCTGCTGGCCGTCGTCTTCTTCAACGTCAGCGGCGGCCCCTACGGCATCGAGGATGCGGTATCCGTCTTCGGCCCCGGCCTCACCCTCTTGCTGCTGGCGCTCACGCCGCTCCTCGTCAGCACGCCCATCGCTCTCGCCATGGCGGAGATGGCCTCGGCGCTGCCCGAGGAAGGCGGCTACGTCGCCTGGGTGCGGCGCGCGTTCGGCCCCTTCTGGAGCTTCCAGGTCGGCTGGTGGAGCTGGCTCAACAGCTTCGTGGACGTGGCCGTGTACCCCGCGCTCTTCGCGGACTACCTGCGCTTCTGGCGCCCCGAGATGACGGCCGTCGAGCGCTGGCTGCTGGCGCTCGGCTTCGTCTGGCTCCTCACGGCCGTGAACCTCTCCGGCGTGCGCGTGACCGGCTGGGGCGCCGTGGCCCTCTCGGCCGGCGCGCTTGCGCCCATCGTCGTCCTCTCCGCCGCCGCGGCCTCACATGCCGGGCACGCGCCCTGGTCGCCCTTCGCCGCGCCGGGGCAGGGGCTCTGGAGCGGGCTCGGCGTCGGGATCGCGGTCATGATGTGGAATTACTCCGGGTGGGACACGCCGAGCACGGTGCTGGGTGAGACGAGCCAAGCCGGGGCCTCGTACCGCCGCGCGCTCTGGTGGTCGCTTCCGCTGATCGCGCTCGCCTACATCGTCCCCATGGCCGCCGGACTGGCCGCGACGGGAGACTGGCAGCGCTGGGAGACCGGCCATTGGCCGGTCGTCGCCGGCCTGGTCGGCGGGCCCTGGCTCGCGGGCGCGGTCGCCGCGGGCGCAGTCACGGCCACGGCCGGCCTCTTTCTCTCGCTCGTGCTGACCAACTCGCGGCTGCCCTACGCGCTGGCGCTCCAGGGCCAGCTGCCTCGCTGGCTGGCGGCAACGCATCCGCGGACCGGCGTGCCCTGGGCCGCGGTGCTCCTGTCGAGCGCCGTCTACAGCGTCTTCGCGCTCTGGTCCTTCAAAGAGCTCATCGTGCTGAACGTCTGGCTCTACTCGCTCACGCTCCTGCTCGAGCTCGCCGCATTCGTCGCGCTGCGCCTGCGGGAGCCCGCGCTGCCGCGCCCGTGGCGCGTGGGCGGCGGCGGCGCGGGCCTCTGGCTGACGGCGGCGCTGCCGTCGGCGGCGGCGCTCCTGGCGATGGCGACGGCGGGCTGGAAGAACACCGCGGCCGGAGTCGTGGCCGCGCTCACGGGCCCTGCAGCGTGGGCGTGGTGGAGGAGGAAAGGCGGATAG